From a region of the Salinispira pacifica genome:
- the cas5c gene encoding type I-C CRISPR-associated protein Cas5c, producing the protein MEHYYKTFCLEVEGDYACFTRPEMKVERVSYDVITPSAARGIFEAILWKPSVSWQVKKIEVLKPIRWTSIRRNEVGAYITRTDGVYIEDVRQQRAGLILRDVAYRLYAELRFHPEKGEPRKDENPAKYNAMFERRAGKGQCFNQPYLGCREYSCRFALIDHEKGEREKQPIHEDSDLGFMLYDMQFPKPDDEDQEIRPAFYRPLMKNGVIEVPDWDSGEVYL; encoded by the coding sequence TTGGAACACTATTACAAAACCTTTTGCCTGGAAGTAGAAGGAGACTATGCATGTTTTACCCGACCGGAAATGAAAGTTGAGCGAGTAAGCTACGATGTTATTACTCCCTCTGCTGCTAGAGGAATATTTGAAGCTATTCTCTGGAAACCTTCGGTTTCGTGGCAGGTGAAAAAAATTGAGGTTCTCAAACCCATCAGGTGGACTTCAATCCGGCGGAACGAAGTGGGTGCCTATATCACTCGAACAGATGGTGTGTATATCGAAGATGTCCGACAACAGCGAGCCGGACTGATTCTACGCGACGTTGCATACCGCCTGTATGCCGAACTGCGCTTCCATCCAGAAAAGGGCGAACCACGGAAGGACGAAAATCCTGCGAAGTACAATGCAATGTTCGAAAGACGTGCAGGCAAAGGACAATGCTTCAACCAGCCCTACCTCGGCTGCAGGGAATACAGCTGCAGGTTTGCATTAATTGATCATGAAAAAGGAGAGCGCGAAAAACAACCTATTCATGAAGATTCTGATCTGGGGTTTATGCTCTATGATATGCAATTTCCAAAACCCGATGACGAAGATCAGGAAATACGGCCTGCGTTTTATCGGCCATTAATGAAGAATGGTGTGATTGAAGTCCCCGATTGGGATAGTGGGGAGGTTTATCTGTGA
- the cas7c gene encoding type I-C CRISPR-associated protein Cas7/Csd2 has product MSNTVNRRYDFTYLFDVQDGNPNGDPDAGNLPRIDAETGMGLVTDVCLKRKIRNYVQIVKGNQKPHDIYVKEKAVLSRTQGEAYEDESVKAASDKSVKIVKGREYMCRNFFDIRTFGAVMSLKTNNCGQVRGPIQLVFGRSIEPVVTLEHSITRMAVATEEEAKKQKGDNRTMGRKYTIPYGLYRTHGFVSAHLAEQTGFTEDDLKLFWESLINMFEHDRSAARGLMTARGLYVFEHDSALGNAPAHTLFDRIEVTRANGDSDTPARSFADYQIQIDEQALPEGVKLHSFI; this is encoded by the coding sequence ATGAGTAATACGGTAAATCGAAGGTATGACTTCACCTATCTGTTTGATGTCCAAGATGGTAATCCAAACGGAGATCCCGATGCAGGAAATCTGCCTCGAATTGATGCGGAAACCGGTATGGGGCTTGTGACCGATGTCTGTCTGAAACGGAAGATTAGAAACTACGTACAGATTGTAAAAGGAAATCAGAAGCCACATGATATCTACGTGAAAGAAAAAGCGGTGCTGAGTAGAACTCAGGGTGAAGCATATGAGGATGAATCTGTAAAAGCGGCGAGCGATAAAAGTGTAAAAATCGTTAAGGGCCGGGAATATATGTGCAGGAATTTTTTCGACATACGGACATTCGGTGCAGTGATGAGTCTAAAAACTAATAATTGCGGGCAAGTTCGAGGTCCTATTCAACTCGTGTTTGGGCGCTCTATTGAACCGGTTGTTACCCTGGAACATAGTATCACTAGAATGGCTGTAGCAACGGAAGAAGAAGCCAAAAAGCAGAAGGGTGATAATCGGACTATGGGACGAAAGTACACAATTCCCTACGGTCTGTACCGAACCCATGGATTCGTATCTGCTCATTTGGCTGAACAAACCGGATTTACCGAAGATGATCTAAAGCTGTTCTGGGAATCCTTGATTAATATGTTCGAGCATGACCGTTCAGCAGCCCGAGGTCTAATGACTGCAAGGGGATTATATGTATTTGAACATGACTCTGCTCTCGGGAATGCCCCCGCACACACATTATTCGATCGAATAGAGGTTACCCGTGCAAACGGAGACTCTGATACACCAGCAAGGTCTTTCGCTGATTATCAGATACAAATCGATGAGCAAGCACTCCCTGAAGGTGTAAAACTACACTCTTTTATTTAA
- a CDS encoding CRISPR-associated helicase/endonuclease Cas3: protein MNMDFVAHVKQDNSGNWAPPHELHEHLVDVAEKAAKFASRFGNQDWAKIAGLWHDLGKYKPDFQQYIRKVSGYMNEINTEGGAGRVDHSIVGALLAKRKFGKEGENFAKILGYIIAGHHAGLPDWDHSPNIGGALSGRWTEEHHLDKALQSPIPDEFINTELPSSMPCNLVQNQEADTLMEENLHLWIRMLFSCLVDADFLDTEAYMSPDSANQRGNYALSLTKLKQNLDIYMYQLSESAEETTVNQIRKSVLSQCRERANEKPGIFTLTVPTGGGKTLSGMTFALDHAVTHKMDRVIVAIPYTSIIEQTAEQYRKVFGNGVVIEHHSNLNPDTETNRSKLASENWEAPIIVTTNVQLFESLFAARTSASRKLHNIANSVILLDEAQMIPPQYLQPIISSMRGLIKMFNCSIVLSTATQPVLSENIDAGSEVLHGFNSADVTEIIKKPEELSRQLQRVRIKIMKDGLEKTSWPEVAEAMDEFDQVLTIVNSRRDCKQLFDLLPNGTIHLSALMCPQHRSVVIRTIKDKLKANSPLRVVSTQLVEAGVDIDFPVVFRAVSGFDSIAQAAGRCNREGKLPHLGTTYIFQPERDAPPGLLRKGQYAGQDILQACPELVERLDPEVFRKYFTEFYSKLNSFDEKGIMALLAGERTRNFQFQFRSAAEKFCLIDNSEQRPIVVWYQDGEKLVEKLEFLGPNRTILRKLQRYSVSVPLPVSRKLELNNFIRPVKGMDGLYVQSATNLYSEVYGLNMDGPELSVQDYMT, encoded by the coding sequence ATGAATATGGATTTTGTAGCACATGTAAAACAGGACAACTCTGGGAATTGGGCTCCTCCCCATGAACTTCATGAGCATCTTGTGGATGTTGCTGAAAAAGCGGCTAAATTTGCAAGCAGATTCGGGAATCAAGATTGGGCAAAAATCGCAGGATTATGGCATGATCTTGGAAAATACAAACCTGACTTTCAACAGTACATCCGAAAGGTATCAGGCTACATGAATGAAATAAATACTGAGGGTGGCGCTGGACGTGTCGACCATTCGATTGTCGGGGCTCTTTTAGCAAAAAGAAAATTTGGAAAAGAAGGTGAGAATTTTGCAAAGATTCTTGGATATATCATCGCCGGACACCACGCAGGTTTGCCTGATTGGGATCATTCTCCAAATATAGGTGGAGCGCTATCCGGTCGTTGGACTGAAGAACACCACCTGGATAAAGCCTTGCAGTCACCAATACCCGATGAGTTTATTAATACAGAATTGCCAAGTTCAATGCCATGCAATCTTGTGCAAAATCAGGAAGCAGATACGCTTATGGAAGAGAACCTGCATTTATGGATTCGAATGCTCTTCTCATGCTTAGTTGATGCTGATTTTCTTGATACCGAAGCATACATGAGTCCCGATTCTGCAAATCAACGGGGCAACTATGCGCTTAGTCTCACGAAACTTAAACAAAATCTTGATATCTATATGTATCAGCTATCAGAATCTGCTGAGGAAACAACCGTAAACCAAATTCGAAAATCTGTATTATCACAGTGCAGGGAACGAGCAAATGAGAAGCCAGGAATCTTTACCCTTACAGTTCCCACCGGAGGAGGCAAAACTCTTTCTGGAATGACCTTCGCACTCGATCATGCGGTAACTCACAAGATGGACAGAGTGATTGTCGCAATTCCATATACAAGTATCATTGAACAAACAGCTGAGCAGTATCGCAAAGTATTCGGCAACGGGGTCGTCATCGAGCATCATTCAAATTTGAATCCGGATACTGAAACCAATAGATCAAAGCTCGCTAGTGAGAACTGGGAAGCTCCAATTATTGTCACAACAAATGTACAACTGTTTGAGTCTCTGTTTGCTGCACGAACTTCAGCGTCACGAAAGTTACATAATATTGCTAATTCGGTCATCCTTCTGGATGAAGCTCAAATGATACCTCCTCAATATCTTCAGCCAATTATCTCCAGCATGCGTGGGCTGATCAAGATGTTTAACTGCTCAATTGTGCTTTCCACTGCAACCCAACCCGTTCTATCAGAAAATATTGATGCTGGAAGCGAGGTGTTGCATGGTTTCAATTCTGCAGATGTAACAGAGATTATTAAAAAACCAGAGGAATTAAGCAGACAACTTCAGCGCGTTCGAATCAAGATCATGAAGGATGGTCTTGAAAAAACTAGTTGGCCAGAAGTTGCTGAAGCTATGGATGAATTTGATCAAGTCTTGACTATTGTAAATTCCAGGCGTGATTGCAAACAGCTGTTTGATCTACTACCCAATGGTACCATTCATCTATCTGCACTAATGTGCCCACAACATAGATCTGTGGTCATTCGCACAATAAAAGACAAATTGAAAGCGAACTCTCCTCTTCGCGTCGTCAGTACACAGTTGGTGGAAGCAGGAGTTGATATAGATTTTCCAGTCGTATTCAGAGCAGTTTCCGGATTCGATTCCATAGCACAAGCCGCTGGACGATGTAATCGAGAAGGCAAATTACCGCATCTTGGGACAACCTATATTTTTCAACCCGAACGAGATGCCCCTCCTGGTCTGCTGAGAAAAGGACAATATGCAGGACAGGATATTTTGCAAGCCTGTCCAGAATTAGTGGAACGGTTAGATCCAGAAGTGTTTCGAAAGTATTTCACTGAGTTTTACTCAAAGTTAAATAGTTTTGACGAAAAAGGGATCATGGCATTACTTGCAGGTGAACGTACACGAAACTTTCAATTTCAGTTTCGATCCGCAGCAGAGAAATTTTGCCTCATTGATAATTCCGAACAAAGACCAATAGTAGTATGGTATCAAGACGGCGAGAAATTGGTAGAAAAATTAGAATTCCTCGGTCCGAATCGTACAATTCTTAGGAAACTACAAAGATATTCTGTTTCCGTTCCGCTGCCGGTTTCAAGAAAGTTAGAATTAAATAATTTTATACGTCCGGTTAAAGGCATGGACGGCTTATACGTTCAAAGTGCTACAAACCTATACAGTGAAGTATATGGCCTGAATATGGATGGTCCTGAGCTTTCTGTGCAGGATTACATGACGTAA
- the cas8c gene encoding type I-C CRISPR-associated protein Cas8c/Csd1: MIIQALYEYYQRKADDPNSNIPPEGFERKQIPFLIVLDKQGNLVRFEDTRETGGGKNNGKPFLVPQGEKKTSGIKANLLWDSAEYVLGITSKQRNNVQERHHAFIEKQSEMLSSIADKPQVKAVMNFLNTFEAENYGKNHADSVWDEIYETNPNLTFKLQGEAGSSITESLMSDLKELKTASSDEFKFGRCMVTGEKGLINRIHPAIKGVYGAQKAGAALVSFQKQRGYDSYCKEQNFNAPISKTVTFAYTTALNLLLAKGSRNRLQIGDTSVVFWAQKSESNFEKHFPSFFTTPKKERDNPDKDIEKLSNTFYSVLTGIPPEEKSSKFYILGLAPNAARISVRFWHEATVEEFANNIRQHLMDLEIEGARVDEPKPSLSYLLKSTVLDWKSDNVPPNLAGNMMRSVLNNQPYPVPMLHQCIRRIRAEQKIYHIRAALLKAYLNRKERKSHNNLKKEIKVALDKENTNVGYRLGRLFAALEKIQEDASGGRSINSTIRERYYSSASSNPVTAFPQLLKLKNYHLAKIDNPAFKTVHEKRLAEIMGELPTSIPAHMNIEDQARFAIGYYHQRQDFFKKNNVSEGENNE; the protein is encoded by the coding sequence GTGATCATTCAAGCGTTATACGAATACTATCAACGAAAGGCTGACGATCCAAACAGTAACATCCCTCCTGAAGGCTTTGAAAGAAAACAGATACCATTTTTAATTGTACTGGATAAGCAAGGAAATTTGGTTCGTTTTGAAGATACAAGGGAGACAGGAGGGGGAAAAAACAATGGAAAACCATTTTTAGTACCGCAAGGTGAGAAAAAAACTTCCGGGATTAAAGCAAATTTATTATGGGATTCTGCAGAGTACGTTTTAGGTATCACATCAAAACAGAGAAATAATGTCCAAGAGCGGCACCATGCTTTCATAGAAAAGCAATCCGAAATGCTCAGTTCAATTGCTGATAAACCGCAGGTGAAAGCTGTCATGAATTTTCTGAACACATTTGAAGCTGAGAATTATGGTAAAAATCATGCAGATTCAGTATGGGATGAAATTTACGAAACCAATCCGAATCTCACGTTCAAGCTTCAAGGAGAAGCGGGAAGTTCTATTACTGAGAGCCTAATGAGCGACTTAAAAGAACTGAAAACTGCATCCTCGGATGAATTTAAGTTTGGCAGATGTATGGTAACCGGTGAAAAGGGTTTAATTAACCGTATTCACCCAGCTATTAAAGGTGTTTATGGTGCACAAAAAGCAGGTGCAGCACTTGTCTCATTCCAGAAGCAAAGAGGGTATGACTCGTATTGTAAGGAGCAGAATTTTAATGCGCCTATCAGTAAAACTGTCACATTTGCCTACACAACAGCACTCAACCTTTTGCTTGCAAAAGGTTCCCGAAACCGTCTACAGATTGGTGATACTTCGGTAGTATTCTGGGCTCAAAAGAGTGAATCAAATTTTGAGAAACATTTCCCTTCATTCTTTACCACTCCGAAAAAGGAACGCGATAACCCAGATAAGGATATTGAAAAGCTTAGCAACACCTTCTATTCCGTACTGACAGGAATTCCCCCTGAAGAGAAAAGTTCAAAGTTCTACATCCTTGGGTTAGCCCCAAATGCAGCAAGAATTTCGGTCAGGTTTTGGCACGAAGCAACGGTGGAAGAATTTGCGAATAACATCCGACAACATCTCATGGATCTGGAAATAGAAGGAGCAAGAGTGGATGAACCAAAACCATCATTGTCATATCTTTTAAAATCCACGGTACTTGATTGGAAATCGGATAATGTTCCGCCAAACCTTGCCGGAAATATGATGCGTTCAGTCTTGAATAACCAGCCGTATCCTGTACCCATGTTACACCAGTGTATTCGTCGCATTCGGGCAGAGCAGAAAATCTATCATATTCGAGCAGCATTGCTAAAAGCTTATCTTAATCGGAAAGAAAGGAAATCTCATAACAACCTCAAAAAGGAGATAAAAGTGGCATTAGACAAAGAAAATACCAATGTCGGTTACCGACTAGGTCGTTTATTTGCAGCTCTGGAAAAGATTCAGGAGGATGCAAGCGGAGGCCGATCGATCAACTCAACAATACGGGAACGGTACTATTCTTCAGCAAGCTCAAATCCGGTTACCGCATTCCCACAGCTATTGAAGTTAAAAAACTATCATCTTGCAAAGATTGATAACCCTGCATTCAAAACTGTTCATGAAAAGCGGCTTGCCGAGATCATGGGAGAACTGCCTACTTCGATTCCTGCACATATGAATATTGAAGATCAGGCTCGCTTTGCAATTGGCTACTACCACCAGCGACAAGACTTTTTCAAGAAAAACAATGTATCAGAAGGAGAAAACAATGAGTAA